In Kitasatospora sp. NA04385, a single genomic region encodes these proteins:
- the cas3u gene encoding type I-U CRISPR-associated helicase/endonuclease Cas3 translates to MAEFPTFFREVHHHTHCPDGTRTAVCDGCEGWAPFPWQSAYLDAVADRADWPDLDVPTALGKTTFIDIWIFLLAWEHARRLGREHRRVPLRLFFCVDRRLVVDQAHQHSLELAAALAGAPDGSVRAKVAASLRDLGGGALPLDVLRMRGGTRWESNWVRSPAQPLVVTSTVDQYGSRLLFRGYHTSPQRAPIDAALTGYDALLALDEAHLSKALLATAADTALYQQTATRAELALRALRVVSLSATSATGGRPRLGIGDADRAHPIAGRRIAADRHVTLLDASSWSKKPAEAFALAAETGLDAVLPLLKLPAVAVIANTITHARATHEALSGRTDVDVLLLTGRCRPAERDLLVTGPLAELLTGIDPDRERPLVVISTQTLEVGIDCTFGAMVSECGDWASALQRLGRLDRRGELGPVPAILVRTHNPEDPDRIPVYGPAAAHTWQWLTQHAPAHDTQDPAELTPHLLDGLVLNPATLPGLLDGTDTAPLTRAGEHIPPVHRVRVDAFARTSPIPVPDESPAPFLHGLDTGEPEVQLLWRADLPTDTTDPDTLVEHLRTTPVHTAETLSLPLAAVRRSLTEPRRTPDTSDLEGPDADTTPEPRNPPTRLRTTVLQREADGTWTTPRAADDLKPGATLVLPTTAGGHDAYGWTADPNTPVPDLGDHPADHTRTPLRLDPAVLASTTGTAPEQFAPIVKQAITDLTTDPDAPDAVSTTDAIRAAITSLLATLPTDTAPDGPARHTPALGRRLEGLLEVAEWRIGRSATAGAVLVDRDGQGRIVLLPPRLADAGRYRISVDDGDPDSSSLTRTVTLQRHHQTVGERARDFARAVGLPDDLVGAVVLAARAHDCGKHHPRFQCMLCSGDRLLAESLPEPLAKSGMDPADRAARRRAAHLANWSKDLRHEALSAAAVQTWLATDPDAAQGLDHDLVIHLVAAHHGYARPMLPAFADPEPVLVECTMPDDTIVTVSSTTIGTDWNGPDRFDALNQRYGPWGLALLESVVRLADIACSEEGN, encoded by the coding sequence GTGGCCGAGTTCCCAACCTTCTTCCGGGAGGTCCATCACCACACCCACTGCCCGGACGGGACACGGACCGCGGTGTGCGACGGGTGCGAGGGCTGGGCGCCGTTCCCGTGGCAGAGCGCCTACTTGGACGCCGTGGCCGACCGCGCGGACTGGCCCGACCTCGACGTGCCCACCGCACTGGGCAAGACGACGTTCATTGACATCTGGATCTTCCTCCTCGCCTGGGAACACGCCCGCAGGCTAGGCCGGGAGCACCGGAGGGTGCCGCTGCGGCTGTTCTTCTGCGTCGACCGGCGCTTGGTGGTCGACCAGGCCCACCAGCACTCCCTCGAGCTGGCCGCGGCCCTCGCCGGGGCGCCGGACGGTTCCGTGCGGGCGAAGGTCGCCGCATCGCTGCGCGACCTCGGCGGCGGAGCGTTGCCTCTGGACGTGCTGCGGATGCGCGGCGGCACCAGGTGGGAGTCGAACTGGGTGCGCAGCCCAGCCCAGCCGCTGGTGGTGACGTCGACCGTGGACCAGTACGGCAGCCGCCTGCTGTTCCGCGGCTACCACACCTCACCGCAGCGCGCTCCGATCGACGCCGCCCTGACCGGGTACGACGCCCTGCTCGCCCTGGACGAGGCCCACCTGTCGAAGGCCCTGCTCGCGACCGCCGCCGACACCGCCCTCTACCAGCAGACGGCGACACGAGCGGAGTTGGCGCTACGGGCGCTTCGGGTGGTGAGCCTGTCGGCGACCAGCGCCACCGGAGGACGGCCCCGCCTGGGCATCGGTGACGCCGACCGCGCCCACCCGATCGCCGGGCGGCGGATCGCGGCCGATCGCCACGTGACACTGCTGGACGCCAGCAGCTGGTCGAAGAAGCCCGCCGAGGCGTTCGCCCTCGCCGCCGAAACCGGCCTGGACGCCGTCCTTCCCCTCCTGAAACTGCCCGCGGTCGCGGTGATCGCCAACACCATCACCCACGCCCGCGCCACCCACGAAGCACTCTCCGGACGCACCGACGTGGACGTGCTGCTGCTGACCGGCCGCTGCCGGCCCGCGGAACGCGACCTGCTCGTCACCGGCCCGCTGGCCGAGCTCCTTACCGGCATCGATCCCGACCGCGAACGCCCCCTCGTCGTGATCAGCACCCAGACCCTCGAAGTAGGGATCGACTGCACCTTCGGAGCCATGGTCAGCGAATGCGGCGACTGGGCCTCCGCCCTGCAGCGCCTCGGACGCCTCGACCGCCGCGGCGAACTCGGCCCCGTGCCCGCGATCCTCGTACGCACCCACAACCCCGAAGACCCCGACCGCATCCCCGTCTACGGCCCGGCCGCCGCCCACACCTGGCAGTGGCTCACCCAACACGCCCCGGCCCACGACACCCAGGACCCCGCCGAACTGACCCCCCACCTCCTCGACGGCCTGGTCCTCAACCCCGCCACCCTGCCCGGCCTCCTCGACGGCACCGACACCGCACCGCTCACCCGCGCCGGCGAACACATCCCACCTGTTCACCGGGTGCGCGTGGACGCCTTCGCCCGCACCAGCCCCATCCCCGTCCCCGACGAATCCCCCGCCCCCTTCCTCCACGGCCTCGACACCGGCGAGCCCGAAGTCCAACTCCTGTGGCGCGCCGACCTGCCGACCGACACCACCGACCCCGACACCCTCGTCGAACACCTCCGCACCACCCCCGTCCACACCGCCGAAACCCTCTCCCTGCCCCTCGCCGCGGTGCGGCGCTCCCTCACCGAACCCCGCCGCACCCCCGACACCAGCGACCTCGAAGGCCCCGACGCCGACACCACACCCGAACCCCGCAACCCACCCACCCGCCTGCGCACCACCGTCCTCCAACGCGAAGCCGACGGCACCTGGACCACCCCGCGCGCCGCCGACGACCTGAAACCCGGCGCCACCCTCGTCCTGCCCACCACCGCCGGCGGCCACGACGCCTACGGCTGGACCGCCGACCCCAACACCCCCGTCCCCGACCTCGGCGACCACCCCGCCGATCACACCCGCACCCCGCTACGCCTCGACCCGGCCGTCCTGGCTAGCACCACCGGCACTGCCCCCGAGCAGTTCGCCCCGATCGTCAAACAGGCCATCACTGACCTGACCACCGACCCCGACGCCCCGGACGCCGTGAGCACGACCGACGCCATCCGCGCCGCAATCACCAGCCTGCTCGCCACCCTGCCCACCGACACCGCACCCGACGGCCCCGCCCGGCACACCCCGGCACTGGGCCGACGCCTGGAGGGCCTGTTGGAGGTTGCCGAGTGGCGCATCGGACGGTCGGCTACGGCCGGGGCGGTGCTGGTCGACCGCGATGGTCAGGGGCGGATCGTCCTCCTCCCGCCGCGGCTCGCCGACGCCGGCCGCTACCGGATTTCCGTGGACGACGGAGACCCGGACAGCAGCAGCCTCACCCGCACCGTCACCCTCCAACGCCATCACCAGACGGTCGGCGAACGCGCCCGCGACTTCGCCCGGGCGGTCGGACTGCCCGACGACCTGGTCGGTGCCGTCGTGCTGGCCGCCCGGGCCCACGACTGCGGGAAACACCACCCACGGTTCCAGTGCATGCTCTGCTCCGGTGACCGCCTGCTCGCCGAATCCCTGCCCGAACCCCTCGCCAAGTCCGGCATGGACCCCGCCGACCGCGCCGCCCGTAGGCGCGCCGCCCACCTGGCCAACTGGTCCAAGGACCTGCGCCACGAAGCTCTCAGCGCCGCCGCCGTCCAGACCTGGCTCGCCACCGACCCCGACGCCGCCCAAGGGCTCGACCACGACCTCGTCATCCATCTCGTCGCCGCGCACCACGGCTACGCCCGCCCGATGCTGCCCGCGTTCGCCGACCCCGAGCCCGTCCTCGTCGAGTGCACCATGCCCGACGACACCATCGTCACCGTCTCCAGCACGACGATCGGCACCGACTGGAACGGCCCC